Part of the Ruegeria sp. AD91A genome, CTATTACCTTTCTGGCCATGATAGGGCCGATGATGCGGACCTTTGCACATGTGGTCGCAGCACTTGTGGCCATCACGGTTTCGTTGCTGACGGTCGCAATCCCGTTCAATCTGGGTCTGTTGATCGCCGGATGCGCTGGAATGATTGCCGGAGCGCAAGCGGAACTGATCCTCGAACGTAGAAAGACGCAGTCATGACGCAGCCGGAGTCCGTCACCATCTGGGCCATTATCATCGGGCTTGCCATCGGCAGTTATGCGCTTCGCTTTGTCTTTATCGGTTTTGTAGGTGATCGCACGATGCCGCCCTGGCTGCTGCGTCACCTGCGGTATACAGCGGTGGCCATCCTTCCTGCATTGATCGCACCGCTGGTTGTCTGGCCATCGGCCACCGAAGGACAGCCCGATCTGCCCCGTATGTCGGCGGCGGCTGTTGCCCTGATAGTGGGAGTGATCAGCAAAAACGTGCTGGCGGCCATCTTTTCCGGGGCCGCCACGCTCTATGGTCTGCTTTATCTACTGAGTTGAGACAGCGTTCAGCTGGTTGAGACGCGCATTGTTCGCCGCCAACCCTTTTTGCAGATCCGCATCGTCGTTTTCCCGGTACTCTTCGGTCACGACGCCCGGAATCTTTGCGAACTGTTCCGACAATTTCACCGGATAGAACGTCACATCGATCTGCTCGAATCCCGGCACCTGCTTCAACAGTTGCGAAGTCGCGTTGGTGCAGAATGCGCCGGCGACCGGACCGGACTGCTTTGCCAGTTGCAAGGCGATTTCAGCCTGTTGCGGGCTCACCTGTATGGTCTGTATACGGGCATAATGCGTTTCGCGCGCGTGCGAGCTGCGATAGGCCCGCTCGACCGCCGGGGTAATGCCATAGAGCACGTCATCCTTCACAGGAACAACATCCGCCCGGAACGAACCGGCAGGGTCAAAGATCACCCGCTCGCTACCCGAGATCATCAGCGACGTATGTGCACCCGATCCGGTGCGGGTGCTGATCATCGTGTAAAGCGTTAGCGTCGATAGCCCCGGATCACGGTAGGACCGGGATACGACTTCATTCTGATCCGCCTGAGGACGGCTTGAATTGGCACAGCCTGCCAGCGTCGCTGCCAACAAGCAGGCAATCAAAATCCTGAGCAATTTAGCCCCCAATACTATCAGGAGGCGAAAACCGCCAGAAACAGGCACAGGAAGGCAATGGCGACTACACACCACGTGGTGGCTTTGATGAAACCATTGAAAGTTTTGGTTTGGACCGTGATGTCCATTTCGCCGTGCTTGTATTCAGCCATGAGTCTCAGATTCCCAATTCGCGTGTTTGATCTGTTGGATAATAGAAAATACAACGCCTGTCACCACGTCTTTCACGCGCAAGATGCGCTTACTTGAGAACCGAGCAACCGGGATACCCGAAACCCCACCGCCAGGGCAGGCCGCTACAGGGCCCGCCACCGAATCGCACCGCCCCATACATTGCATCCGCAGTGATCGCGTGCACGCTGCGAATCTGGTCAGGTGTCATGTCGTACCGGTCGGCATAATCTTCTGCATGGCGGTCTCCGTGCTCTACCACACAGGCGTGCAAGGCGTCATCCGCAGCCAGACGTGCGTCATAGCTTTCCTCGGTCGTCTCCGCTCCTCCTGCATTGTGATAAGCCCGGTCATGGGTCACGCAGCAGTACTCCCATGGCGGGTGCTCTTGATACAGTTCGCCAACTTGCGGAAACTGCTTTGCCACCCAGCGCCAACTGGCTGACAACCCGCCTGAACAGCCGTCAGTTTCAAACGAGGTCAGTTCGGCGCCCTCGCTTTGTTCGATCAGCGCTCGGTGGCCCGGCATTTCAAATCCTCGCATCAAATCCTGAGCCCATGCCGACAGTGGCGGCAGAGCCAGAATCAGCGCCAGTTTAAGGGCTTTCATCGCGCATAGCCTCTGTATCGACCTGCAATCCAAACGTAGTGGCCAGCCACAGCAACAGCCGCTCACCCGGCCCCATTTCAGCGCGCACGCGCAAAACCTCATTGGCCATGGCCGGGCGGTCTGTGATCAGACCATCCACCCCCATCGAGGCCATTCTGGACATCTGCAACGGATCATTCACAGTCCAGACGTAGATATCCTTGCCCGCGTCCTGCACCTTGCGGATCAGTCCCGGTGTCACCATGCCTGCATTGACCGCAACAAATTCGCCTTCAAGCCCCGACAGATCCCCGACAGCCGTGGCCGCCAGCACGCCGGAGCGCCAGTCGGGGCGTAACTTTTTCATCTTTTGCACAGCCGGGTACTTCAGCGACATGGTAGCAATGTCGCCCTGCATCCCGAGCTCTTCGACAAGGTGGATCACCCGGTTTTCCAAATCAACGTCATGACCATAGTATTTCAGTTCGATAAGGACCTTGGACTTGCCCCTGGCCGCTTCCAGAACCTCTCGCAGGGTCGGGGTCCGCTCTGCGGCGTATTCCGGCCCGAACCAGCTTCCAATGTCGATATCAGCCACATCCTGTATCGTAGCATCCCAGACCTTCAGGTTGACGCCGGCCAACTTCATGAAATCGCTGTCATGGGCCACGATAATCACATCATCCGCCGTTTCCTGAACGTCTATCTCAACCCAGTCCGCACCATCCTCGATCGCTTTCAAGACCGAGGCCATTGTGTTTTCCGGTCGTAAAGCCGCAGCGCCCCGGTGACCGATGACCTCAGCATGATCCGGCGCCTGCACCCGTTCCAGCAGGCTTTGACCGAACCAAAGGCCAATGCCCAATGCCGCCAGGGCCGCTGCGACAGTCACAAGTACAGGTACGCGGACCCTTCGGGGTTCGGGATGGGGAACTTCTTTTGTCTCAGCTTCGAAAAACGCGTCCAGCACAACCGCCAGCGCGCCCAGCGCTGTTGCCGCCAGAACCAACCCCGCCAAGGACCAAAGCCCTGCGATGATCAGGCTGAGGATCAATGCCAGTCTGAGGCTGCCGCCTTCCTGCACCGGCACAAGCGCAAACAACAAACTTGCCATTGCAGCTATCAACGCCGCAATCACAAGCCGCATTCCCAGCCAAAGGGCAAGTTCGATCTTCAAACGCCCGCGCTTGCCTTCCATCTTTTGTTCGCTTTTGGCGAATGCTCCGCGTGGTGAAGCACCTTCAAACAGGACCAAGTGCAGGGCCAGTGCCCATCCGGACAGACGACGAATCAACACCCATGCCAACGCAAGACCGACAAGTCCAATAAGAACCACGGCCACCTGAAAGGCCGGAGGGTGGAACGTCAGGTAATAATTGATGTCATATTCCGTCAGCGTCCACCATGCGATCAACCCCGCGATGGCCACAAACGGCAGGGCAAGCAGCAAGACACGCAGGATGAACCGAACGGCAAACCCGAACAGTGCCGGAAAGCGGGACAGGTTCAGTGCCAGCGCCGCGCCCCCTGCGCGCCAGGGGTCGCCTTCCCCCATGCGCAAGGACCCGGCCATGACCGAGAACACAAAGACCTCGGCCAGCAAAAACAGGCTGAGCACCGCGACACCCGCGATGAACCCTGCCGGAGACAGCAGGAACATCGCAATGTCCTGGTCGGTCAGAGCGGTCTGATCTGACAGAGAGACCGCCAGATTGACGGCCACGGCCACACCCGGTGCGATCAACGCCACCAACAGCAAACGCACAGCGACATAGATTGGCACAAAGACCCAACGCCGGGCCCAAGCTTCGGCGTAGGCATGTGTTACTGCTTGAAAAATTGTTGTCACGTGGCGGCCTCCGGACTGATGCAGTCATTCAAAGGCGCGCACGCGTGAATTGCAAGTCAGCTGTCATTCAGATCCGCAGCTAGACGGAACCCGATACGGTTGGCAGGTTTATCCTCGACGGATTTAGGCAAAGCGCGCAGCATCACATTCAACTGACTGACATGCTGCACCAGTTGCGTGCGGGCCCCGGCCCCGCCCGATCCATAAAAAGTAATCATGTCGGGGTCGAAATACCCCATCCCCTCGATCCGCATTACGCCGGCATCGCCACCGGTGAAGCCCATGGCGACTTCGTGATCACCGTCCAGCGTCTTTTCGAAGTTCTGGATGTACATGATCAAGCGTTCGTAAGCCCATTGCGCAGGGCTTTTGTTCTTGACCGGCTTCTTCAAGCTCTCGGGCAGGTCCTTGGCACCGGATTGAGCGTTGGGATCTGCGTGCACCTCATGACACCGCGGCAAAGCAGCGGCTTCGGCGGCCTCGGCCGAGGTTTCGATTTGGTCCTGCATTCTTCTACCCTTTGCGCTGATACAGCCATGCCCCGTCGGCGCGTTGCGTCCGGGTTACTGCACCAATGTGGTAGAGATGATTCACATGCGCAACCGCCTCAACAAGCGCAAGCCCATATTCACCTTCACGGATCGTGCGCTTGAACAGAGGCAGAAAACAATCGGCGGCAGCTCTGGGCTGATCCAGATGTTTCAACAGGCGATCCAAAGCGCCGTGGTGGTTGTCGATAAGCTGCCTCATTCTAAGCGGCAGACCCGTAAAAGGCAGCTTGTGCCCGCCAAGGACCAGATGATCGGGCCGGACAAGCGTTTGCAAACGCTCGCAGGCTTCCAGCCACGCTGAAACCGGATCGGCCATCGGTTCGGTGGCATAGACGCCCAGATTGGGACTGATCGAGCTGAGAATCTGATCGCCGCTCAACACCAGATTGTCATCACGGCTCCAGAAGGTGGCGTGTTCCGGCGCGTGGCCATTGCCCATATGAACGTCCCAGTCGCGGCCACCCATTCGGATCACGTCGCCCTGCTTGATCCGTTTAAAGCCCAGCGGCATGGGATAGACCGTGTCGGCAAAGTTGAACGGACGATCCTTCATCCGCTCATTCAAAACCTCGGGTGCCATGCCCGCGCAGCGATAGAAATCAAGCGTCTCCTGCGGCCATGTTTCCTGCACATCCAGCGTCAGCATTCGCGCAAACAGCCATGAGGTGCGGCTTGTGACCAGCTCGGCCCCGTGCTCCGACTGAAACCACCCGGCATTGCCGACATGGTCAGGATGATGATGCGTCACCACCACACGGGTGATCGGTTTGCCCCCGAGGGGCCCACCCATCAGGGTTTCCCAGATACGCCGCGTCTTGTTCGACGACAGCCCGGTATCAATCACCGTCCAACCTTCGCCATCGTCCAGTGCGTAGATATTGACGTGATCCAGCGCCATCGGAAGAGGCAGGCGCATCCATAGAACGCCCTCGGCAACCTCGACGGCCTCACCCGGCGCAGGCGGTTCAGCCCACGGATACCTGATCCCCGAAACGCGATCCCCGTCCATCACGCCGCCAATTCGTCTGGGCTGAGCGAAAAGAGATCATCCGCCCCGCTTTGCACCCGCGCCAGAAGGCCGGAATGCTCGGGCAACAAGGCGTTGATGTAGTATCGCGCCAGCTTGGCCCGTGGTCCTTCCGGATCGGCCAGTGCCGCGGACAGGTGATAGTGCCCGCCAAGCACCCGGGCAAACGCCTGAAGATATGCCGTTGCGCCTGCAAATCGATCGTTCATGTCGTCCTGCGCCACCAACCATTCGGTGGCCTCGCGCAGGGTTTCTGTTGCCTCCCACACAGGACCGGCCAAATCGGGCATCGTCGTACGCGCGTGTTCTGCCTGTTCTTCGATCTCGTCCAGAAGGTTCGACGCCGCCTCGCCGCCGTCCATCATTTTGCGCGCAACAAGGTCCATGGCCTGAATGCCATCGGTTCCCTCGTAAATCGCGGTCACGCGAACATCGCGGGAATACTGCGCCGCACCTGTTTCTTCGACAAAGCCCATGCCCCCATGCACCTGCACGCCGGTTTCAGCCACGCTTATTCCGGTCCGGGCCCCAAAGTTTTTGCCGATTGGCGTCAACAACGCGGCCCGCGCGACCCAGTCTGTGTCGCCGGTGGCTTTCGCCATATCAATCGCCGTTGCGTTGGCCATGAGAATCGCACGCGCAGCAAAGATATCGGCGCGCATATCCATGATCATGCGACGCACATCCGCATGATCGATGATCGTACCCGAAGGCGTCCTGCCCTGCTTACGCTCCAGCGCATAGGCCAAAGCGTGCTGATAGGCGCCTTCCGCAACGCCCACACCCTGGCCACCCACACCCAGGCGGGCGTTGTTCATCATGGTAAACATGGCCGCCATACCACCATGTTCCTTACCGACAAGCCATCCTTTGGCGCCGTCATATTGCATCACGCAGGTGGGTGAGCCATGCAGGCCCATCTTGTGTTCGACAGAAACAACCTTCAGGTCGTTGGCCACGCCGGGGTTTCCAGCCGCATCGGGGATGTATTTCGGTACCAGAAACAAGGAAATGCCCTTGGTGCCGGGCACACCGTCCGGCAGACGGGCCAGAACCAGATGGCAGACATTTTCAGCAAAGTCGTTGTCGCCCCAGGAAATGAAGATCTTCTGCCCGGTCACTGAGTAGGTGCCATCACCGTTTGGTTCGGCCTTCGAGGTCAGCGCACCGACATCCGATCCGGCCTGTGCTTCGGTCAGGTTCATGGTGGCAGACCACTCACCGGAAATCATTTTGGGCAGATACAGCGACTTCAGTTCGTCGCTGGCGTGATGTTCCAGCGCCTCGATCTGGCCCTGCGCCATCAGCGGAGCAAGTTGCAGCGACAGGCAAGCGGCGCTCATCATCTCGTTCACGGCAGTAGTGATGGCCATCGGTAGGCCCATACCGCCAAATTGAGGATCAGCGCTGATCCCGATCCACCCGCCTTCGGCAATCGCCTTCCAGCCATCGGCATAGCCCGGAGAACTGCGCAGCACGCCATTCTCAAGCCGTGCCGGTTCCAGATCACCGGCACGCTGCAATGGAGCCAGAACCTCTTCGCTCATCTTGGCTGCTTCGGTCAGGATGGCGCTGACGACATCGGCGCTGGCATCCGCGAAAGTCTCGGTGGCGGCGACCTGGTCGAACCCGACGACATGGTCCAGTAGAAATTGATAATCAGAGATTGGGGCGCGATATGGCATGATTTCTCTCGGGGTCTAACGGATCAGAATACATCGGCGGGCTTGGAATCAAGTTCAAGCGCCGGTAAGCGTGTGGGCCTGAACCGATTACGTACCTTTCCTCAAGTTCCAGGCAACCAAAACGCGGCGTCATCAGATATGATCTCATCCGGCACACAGGAATTGACGGCAGATCCCGACGGCATCGCACGGGCTGCCGATATGTTGCGTCAGGGTCTTCTGGTCGCTTTTCCGACCGAAACGGTCTATGGCCTTGGCGGCGACGCCCGCAACGGTCAGGCCGTCGCGTCGATCTACGAGGCCAAGGGACGGCCCAACTTCAATCCGCTGATCGCCCATGTCGCCTCGGTGGGCGCGGCACAGCGGTTTGTGCAATGGTCAGATCATGCCGAGCAGCTGGCAAAGGCCTTCTGGCCCGGTCCTGTGACCCTGGTTTTGCCGTTGCGCGAAGGACACGGGATTTCCTCACTGGTGACCGCCGGGCTGGACACTTTGGCTGTGCGCGTGCCCGCGCACCCGACGGCGCGTGCGCTGCTGGCCGACGTTGATGGGCCCGTCGCGGCCCCCTCGGCAAATCCTTCGGGTCAGATCAGCCCCACGACGGCAGCTCATGTGTGGTCCGGCCTTGGCGGAAGGATCGCGGCGGTTCTGGACGACGGTCCCTGCGGAGTGGGTCTGGAATCCACCATAGTCGGTCTGGCTGGAGAGCCCACATTGCTGCGTCCGGGGGGCGTTGCATTGGACCGGATCGAAAGCGTGTTGAACATGCCTCTGCACCTGCATCAATCCGGCGATCTGCTGACCGCTCCGGGACAGTTGCAGTCGCATTATGCGCCGGATGCGCCTGTGCGCCTGAACGTCACGGCCCGTCAGGGCGATGAGGTTTTGCTGGGCTTCGGGCCAGTAGAATGCGACCTGAACCTGTCTGTCGAAGGACGTCTGACCGAGGCGGCCGCGAATCTCTTTGCAGCCTTTCACAGGTTGAACGAGACCGGGCGACCAATTGCCGTATCTCCGATCCCGAACACCGGATTGGGGGCTGCAATCAATGACAGGTTGCGCCGCGCCGCCGCACCACGCGACAGCTGATCAGGCCCGGCCAGCGCTGGCGGATAACGTCAGAGGATCCACACCGAGCGTCGCCAACGCAGCTTCCCATTTTTCGTCATCGGGCACGTCGAAGACAAGTTTCGTCGTGGCTTCGGTGGTCAGCCAGCCGTTCATGGCAATTTCGTCCTCAAGCTGGCCTGGCCCCCAGCCGGAATAGCCCAGCGTCAGCATCGAATTCAGCGGTCCGCTGCCAGACGCCAGATCTTCAAGCACATCCAGCGTCGCCGTCATGCTGAATTCCTCGGAAATATGCATCGAATGCAGATTGGCCTCATAATCGGAGCCATGCAGGACAAATCCGCGCGACATCTCGACCGGGCCACCGAAATGCACAAGGCGCTCTCCGATGACCGGGATACGACAGGCGATGTTCAGTTGCCCCAGCAACGTCTTGATTCGCAGATCCGAAGGCTTGTTCACGATCAATCCCATGGCGCCATCGTCGCCATGGCTGCACATATACACCACCGAATGGTCGAATCGCGGATCACCCATTCCGGGCATCGCAATCAACAGTTTTCCGGTCAGGTCCATGGGCCGTCATCTCTTTGTCAGTTCACATCAACAATGGCCCCGCCGCACCATAGTTTGCAAGAGACGAACCCGTATTTCGACGGATTTCATCGCAGTGACCGGATCGTGACTTGGAATCCGCGCCAACGACGCGCATTTATGGGGTATGAAGATGTCGATGAAACCTACCGCTGTCGCCGCACTCGCGTGTCTGAGCCTGTCCGTCCCAGTTGCCGCGCAAGGCTTGGATGACGTGGTCCAGTTGGATGTTCTGGATGGCGGGCGGACGGCCAACGGCACCTACATGTCCGCTTTGAAGCTTACGCTCAAGGATGGCTGGAAGACCTACTGGCGCGCGCCAGGAGATTCCGGCATCCCGCCCGAGTTCGACTGGAAGCGATCCAGCAATATCGGCCAGGTGGAAATCATCTGGCCCGCGCCCGAAATATTTGATCAGGATGGCCTACAATCGATTGGCTATGAAAACCAGCTGGTCCTGCCCATTAAGGTCACTCCGCGCAACCCGGCAAAACCGGTCCACCTGAAAGGCAGGATGGATCTGGGGGTTTGCAAAGACGTTTGCATCCCGGAACGCCTGGATTTCGACCACACGCTCGACGCCGACGCTGATCGCAACCCGGCGATTGCTGCAGCGCTGGCGCAAAGACCCTATTCCGCGCGCGAAGCACGTGTCACCAAGACCACCTGTAATCTGACGCCCACGAAAGACGGAATGCGGATTGAAGCTCGGATGACGATGCCGTCTGCGGGTGGCCGCGAAGTCGCTGTTATCGAACCCGGCAATCCTGCTCTTTGGGCCTCGCAACCTGTGTCTCAGAGGCAGGGGAATACTCTGGTGGCCGAAGCAGAAATCATAAACGCATCAGGTGCAACTTTTGCACTAGACCGGTCCGAGATCCGGATCACCGTTCTGGGTTCCAATCACGCAGTCGATATTCTGGGCTGCAGCGCGGGCTGAGTCCATGAGCCAATCCCCCAAGATCGGTGCGTTGGCGGTTGTTCTGCATCAGGACAAGGTTCTTCTGGTTCAGCGCAGCAAACAGCCGGACAAGGGGCTTTGGGGATTCCCCGGCGGCCACGTGGAGTGGGGTGAAACCGTTTTGCAGGCGGCGCAGCGCGAGCTGCAGGAAGAAACCTCGGTGATTGCGGAACCGTCACATTACCTGAGCAATCTGGATTTGCTGCGCCACGACAAGGCGGGACAGGTTCTGTCCCATTACCTGTTGGTCGGCGTTGCCTGCCGCTATCAGTCTGGCACACCACAAGCCGGTGACGACGCGCTGGATGCCCGCTGGTTTGCCATCGAGCAGATACGCCGGGGCGACTTGCCGATGAGCGCGCGGGTCATCGACCTTATGGAACACGCAATCCGCGCGGATCAGGCATCGGCCGATCTTGTGAGCCGCCCATAAAGCAAACCTGACAGCACCACGCTCAGGATCACGATCAGAATTGCACCGGCCAGAAATGCACCCAACCCCATTTGCAGCACCGCAATGCCATCTCCACCTGCATAGAGGCCTTGCAGCAGGCCAAGCGGTGCGCCGGTAACTGCGGGCCAAATCATTGTCAGGCCGAACCAAACCGCCAATGCGGCCCCGGTTGCCGCCAGTGCGCCCCGAACCACCCGGTCGGGTGCCCGCGCAGCTCGGCGCATGGCTGTCATCGGGCGCGCTACATCATTGACGATCGCCAGAAGAGCAGGCACCAGAATCAGAACCAGCAACATCCCGAACCCAAGCCCGTAAACCAGCGTTATCACGGTCGGCTTGAGGAATTGCGCCTGTTGCGAACCTTCATAAAGCAACGGCGCAAGTCCGAGAACCGTGGTCAAAGTGGTCAGCATCACGGGCCGCAACCTGTCTGCGGTACCTTCGACAATGGACGGAACCAGACCACGGTCTTTTTGATACGCATCTATCGTGGTCACCAGAACGATCGAGTCGTTGATGATGATTCCGGTCATGCCCAGCAATCCGACCACCGTGAACATGCTGAGCGGCACTTCCCAGATGTAGTGGCCCCAGATCGCACCAACGAGGCCGAAGGGTATGATTGCCATAACAACCACTGGCCGTGTCCAGCTGGCGAACACCCAGGCCAGTACAAGGTAGATACCTGTCAGGCACAGGATCAAACCGGTGCGCGCTTCGGCAAGGAATTCATTTTCCTGTTCACTCAGACCCGACATGCGCCACTCAACTTGCCGTTCCGCTGCGATATCGGGCAGAATTTCTTCCTGCATCGCCCGTTCGATTTCGGTGGCGCGTGCCGGATCATCTTCCGAGATGTCGCCGTAGACCGAAACAACCCTCAGGCCGTTTTCGCGCCGAACCGTCGAGAAACCGGATTTACGCTCGACCGAAACGATGTCGGCCAGCGGTACGTAAACCCCGTCAGGAGACCGCATCAGCGTACGCTCGAGGAAATCTGCCGTCAGTTCGCCCTCAGGCAGTTCCACACGGATCTCGGCACTGCGTGGCCCGTCCGGGAATGTCGCCGCTTCGATGCCGTTCAGGCGATTGCGCAGGGCGCGACCCAGCGTCTCAATCCGGAATCCCAGCGCCTCTCCCTGCGCAGTCAGGTCCAAGATGAACTCTTCCTTGTCATAAGCCAGATTGTCTTCAAGCGCCGAGACTTCGGGGAATTTCGAAAGCTCGGCCTGCAGGTCTTCGGACGCGGCCTTGAGAACGCTCACATCAGAGCCGAAAAACTGCACATCGATGGCATCGCCGCCAGGGCCGGACCGCCAACCCCGGAAGCTTACCACTTCGAGTTTGGGATGGCGCGGCGCGAATTCCTGCAACTCTCCGACAAATTCGAAACTTGAATACGAACGCAGATCAGCATCGATAAGCTCGATCGAGATACCACCCAACAAACTGCCATCCTTACCATCCGCAGCAGCCAGTTGCCGGCCTGCGTTGCCGCCAACCTCGGCCAGAACATAGTCGATCGGATTGCGGCCGTGACGCTCTTCGTAGATTTGGCCCAGATCATTGACCGCTTGCTGCAGAAGGCGCATCATTTCAAGCGTATCTGATCGCGTTGAGCCTTCGCGCATGATAAAGCCGCCAGTCACCGAACTCCGTTCAGGTGCATTAAAAAAACGCCAGTTCACATCGCCGCGAATGAACAGTGCGACTTGGCTGGCCAATACCGCGATCATCAGCGCCACGACCACGTAACGCGCCCATATCACCCAGGAGATCAACGGGCGGAACAGGTGGTCCCGAACCCAACGGAAACCACGATTGACGACCCGATTGGGCAGATCATACCAGTGCTCCTTGGCCGAGTGCGCTATGGCGTGTGCCATGTGATTGGGAAGGATCAGGAAGCATTCGACCAGCGAAGCGATCAGTACAGCGATCACTGTAAAGGGAATGTCGCGGATCAGTTCTCCGAACCGCCCGCCCACCAGAGTCAGACCGAAAAACGCAATTACCGTCGTGACAGTCGCAGCCAGAACCGGCATGGCCATTCGCCGCGCCGCGCGTTCTGCGGCCACGACAGGCGACTCACCCAGCCGTCGGGCACGGAAATCCGCGTGCTCTCCTACCACGATGGCGTCATCAACCACGATGCCCAGTGTGATGATCAGGCCGAACAGCGAGACCATGTTCAGCGACAATCCCCCCAGATACATCAATGCGATTGCGGCCGACATCGCCACGGGGATACCCGCCGCAACCCAGAAGGCGATGCGCGCGTTGAGGAACAGGAACAGCAGACAGACGACAAGGCCCAGGCCCATCAACCCGTTGTTGACCAGGATGTTCAATCGGTCGGTTATGGCCTGGGCGCGGGTGCGGATCAGTTCAATCTTCACACCTTCGGGCAAGCTGGCCTGCATTTCGCGGGCAACGTCTTCAACTGTGTGCTGGATGTCTATCGCATCGCCCAGATTTGACCGGTCGACCCTGATGGACATGGCCGGATCGTCGCCGACGAAATAACTGCGATGCCGTGTGACACCTTCGACCCGAATCCTGGCGATATCACCAACTTTCAGCTTCGACCCATTGGCAAAGGTCCGCAGCGCGATGCCTTCGAGCTGTTCCGGGGTCCGTTTTTCGGTTCCGGCTCGGATACGCGCACCTGCGCCCTCAACCTCGCCGGCGGGATCGGTGCTGACCTCGGCCGCAATCGCGGACGCGATCTCTTCCATGGTGATGTCATTTGCGATCAATTGCGCCGTGGTGATCTCGACAATGATCTGGGGCGCGGCAATGCCTCTGATTTCGGTTCGCGTGACGCCCGCCGAGAACAAACGGTTGATGAACTCATCCGTCAACTTCGCCAGTTGATTGGTATCGGTAGGCCCGCTGAGTACGACATCCGTTACCCTGTCCCGCCATGCGCCGCGTCGAATTTCAGGTTCTTCAGAGCCTTCGGGAAGATCCGTCACACCGTCTATCGCGGACCGGATGTCTTCAACTGCGCGGGACATGTCCCAGTTCGGCTC contains:
- a CDS encoding efflux RND transporter permease subunit, whose amino-acid sequence is MMREIPGAAGGLLSYFTRHKTVANLLLLVMLVLGAAAIPNMRAQFFPDVILERVDVTVSWEGAGPEDMDAGIVQLLEPALLAVEGVTSTEASSHPSWTRVRLEFEPNWDMSRAVEDIRSAIDGVTDLPEGSEEPEIRRGAWRDRVTDVVLSGPTDTNQLAKLTDEFINRLFSAGVTRTEIRGIAAPQIIVEITTAQLIANDITMEEIASAIAAEVSTDPAGEVEGAGARIRAGTEKRTPEQLEGIALRTFANGSKLKVGDIARIRVEGVTRHRSYFVGDDPAMSIRVDRSNLGDAIDIQHTVEDVAREMQASLPEGVKIELIRTRAQAITDRLNILVNNGLMGLGLVVCLLFLFLNARIAFWVAAGIPVAMSAAIALMYLGGLSLNMVSLFGLIITLGIVVDDAIVVGEHADFRARRLGESPVVAAERAARRMAMPVLAATVTTVIAFFGLTLVGGRFGELIRDIPFTVIAVLIASLVECFLILPNHMAHAIAHSAKEHWYDLPNRVVNRGFRWVRDHLFRPLISWVIWARYVVVALMIAVLASQVALFIRGDVNWRFFNAPERSSVTGGFIMREGSTRSDTLEMMRLLQQAVNDLGQIYEERHGRNPIDYVLAEVGGNAGRQLAAADGKDGSLLGGISIELIDADLRSYSSFEFVGELQEFAPRHPKLEVVSFRGWRSGPGGDAIDVQFFGSDVSVLKAASEDLQAELSKFPEVSALEDNLAYDKEEFILDLTAQGEALGFRIETLGRALRNRLNGIEAATFPDGPRSAEIRVELPEGELTADFLERTLMRSPDGVYVPLADIVSVERKSGFSTVRRENGLRVVSVYGDISEDDPARATEIERAMQEEILPDIAAERQVEWRMSGLSEQENEFLAEARTGLILCLTGIYLVLAWVFASWTRPVVVMAIIPFGLVGAIWGHYIWEVPLSMFTVVGLLGMTGIIINDSIVLVTTIDAYQKDRGLVPSIVEGTADRLRPVMLTTLTTVLGLAPLLYEGSQQAQFLKPTVITLVYGLGFGMLLVLILVPALLAIVNDVARPMTAMRRAARAPDRVVRGALAATGAALAVWFGLTMIWPAVTGAPLGLLQGLYAGGDGIAVLQMGLGAFLAGAILIVILSVVLSGLLYGRLTRSADA
- a CDS encoding protein-disulfide reductase DsbD domain-containing protein, which encodes MSMKPTAVAALACLSLSVPVAAQGLDDVVQLDVLDGGRTANGTYMSALKLTLKDGWKTYWRAPGDSGIPPEFDWKRSSNIGQVEIIWPAPEIFDQDGLQSIGYENQLVLPIKVTPRNPAKPVHLKGRMDLGVCKDVCIPERLDFDHTLDADADRNPAIAAALAQRPYSAREARVTKTTCNLTPTKDGMRIEARMTMPSAGGREVAVIEPGNPALWASQPVSQRQGNTLVAEAEIINASGATFALDRSEIRITVLGSNHAVDILGCSAG
- a CDS encoding NUDIX hydrolase codes for the protein MSQSPKIGALAVVLHQDKVLLVQRSKQPDKGLWGFPGGHVEWGETVLQAAQRELQEETSVIAEPSHYLSNLDLLRHDKAGQVLSHYLLVGVACRYQSGTPQAGDDALDARWFAIEQIRRGDLPMSARVIDLMEHAIRADQASADLVSRP